In Paenibacillus hexagrammi, the following are encoded in one genomic region:
- a CDS encoding carbohydrate-binding protein, giving the protein MGIMASWIRNTTIERNEISDAPYMGIQVGNQSDIKSPNKTAGYNTVRNNKINNVMKLLDDGGGIYTLARQIGTQVTGNYISNIMRGKWAMDAPIAAIYHDSCSEYISVENNVLQQVANDLFYQESTNCKVKNITQLNNTDFSEHIQNQSGRTEKYSEPLKREAEKAKLKGYKIERSQDKYSNGEGIATEKAGSASVIFNKDTGSFYIRIAYLAENKGQSQFKLYINNVLLESWTASRPAEGLADEFKSFTTSSITLHRNDVIKVVGIAKGKAQARLDYIEIFN; this is encoded by the coding sequence ATGGGTATTATGGCATCTTGGATTAGGAATACGACTATAGAACGGAATGAAATCAGCGATGCTCCATACATGGGGATTCAGGTAGGTAACCAATCTGATATCAAGAGTCCAAATAAGACTGCGGGTTATAATACCGTTCGCAATAATAAGATTAACAATGTTATGAAGCTTTTGGATGATGGTGGGGGAATTTACACGCTCGCCCGGCAAATAGGTACACAAGTAACAGGAAATTACATTTCAAATATCATGCGTGGAAAATGGGCTATGGATGCTCCTATTGCCGCTATCTATCATGACAGTTGCAGCGAGTATATTTCGGTCGAGAATAATGTATTGCAACAGGTGGCAAACGACTTATTTTATCAAGAGAGCACGAACTGCAAGGTAAAGAATATTACTCAATTGAATAACACTGATTTCAGTGAGCATATTCAGAATCAGTCGGGCAGAACTGAGAAATATTCCGAACCTTTAAAGAGAGAAGCTGAAAAGGCAAAGCTAAAGGGTTATAAGATTGAGAGAAGTCAAGATAAGTATAGCAATGGTGAGGGAATCGCAACAGAAAAGGCAGGTAGTGCGTCAGTGATATTTAACAAAGACACAGGGAGTTTTTACATTAGAATCGCTTATCTAGCTGAAAACAAGGGACAGTCACAGTTCAAACTCTATATTAACAATGTGTTATTAGAAAGTTGGACAGCATCTCGTCCAGCTGAAGGACTTGCTGATGAATTTAAGTCATTTACGACAAGTAGCATTACACTTCATCGTAATGATGTAATCAAAGTCGTCGGAATTGCTAAAGGGAAAGCTCAAGCAAGACTGGATTATATTGAGATATTTAATTAG
- a CDS encoding sulfotransferase family protein, giving the protein MINAQGKNLVFLLCVPRSGSSLATVMLQNHSKIFATQEMWFLMSLLDLKHNQHRPYGGMGIINQFFNGIVPDEVFQKAARSFSLQVYNGLLQSSEAEIVVDKSPRYYYLLEFIDSLFPQSKRIWLIRNPLSILSSYKKVESLTNSRFSIENDLLNPQFNIKMTDLTVGFFRYYHYFSSNHPLAYRLQYEKLVSNPVEEMRKVCKFLEITYEEDLEKYGEKMHSSKSDLFYSMGVGDPFLAKHSEPHRDSIDSWKDILSKKEVEMYCQVLGARIFHELGYSDVLEEAEKWTGVKFDAEPDMELIRFRTEQLNDASGHKWENQYEMKVHELHNQMFEEEITSKNDNYQLIQLQTTLSSLEIRLENSYIEQKRLRSKLEKHEELRGKINRLKSIVPFGNRISSWASEYLVHRGRE; this is encoded by the coding sequence TTGATTAATGCTCAAGGTAAAAACCTCGTATTTTTGCTCTGTGTTCCAAGGAGCGGAAGCTCATTGGCCACTGTCATGCTTCAGAATCACAGCAAGATTTTTGCAACACAAGAGATGTGGTTTCTGATGAGTTTACTTGACTTGAAACATAACCAACATCGTCCATATGGCGGTATGGGGATCATTAATCAGTTTTTTAACGGTATTGTTCCCGACGAGGTATTTCAAAAGGCTGCTAGGTCTTTCTCACTTCAAGTATATAACGGCTTACTACAAAGCAGTGAAGCGGAAATAGTTGTGGACAAGTCGCCTCGATACTACTATTTACTAGAATTCATAGATTCATTATTTCCTCAGTCCAAAAGAATTTGGTTGATAAGAAATCCTCTAAGTATTCTTTCCTCTTACAAAAAGGTTGAGTCACTCACAAACAGTCGATTTAGTATTGAAAATGATTTGCTGAATCCTCAATTTAATATTAAGATGACGGACTTGACTGTTGGTTTTTTTCGTTACTATCATTATTTTTCATCCAACCATCCATTAGCCTATCGATTGCAATATGAAAAACTGGTTTCTAATCCTGTTGAAGAAATGAGAAAGGTATGTAAATTTCTTGAGATTACGTACGAAGAGGACTTGGAAAAATATGGGGAAAAGATGCATTCATCAAAGTCAGATTTGTTTTACAGTATGGGTGTAGGTGATCCATTTCTTGCGAAACATTCGGAACCTCATCGTGATTCCATCGATAGTTGGAAAGACATACTGAGTAAGAAAGAAGTTGAGATGTATTGTCAAGTTCTAGGAGCTCGAATATTTCATGAATTGGGATATAGTGATGTATTGGAAGAAGCAGAGAAATGGACGGGTGTCAAGTTTGATGCTGAACCAGATATGGAATTGATTCGATTCCGTACAGAACAATTGAATGATGCGTCAGGCCATAAGTGGGAGAATCAATATGAGATGAAAGTGCACGAACTTCATAATCAAATGTTTGAAGAAGAGATTACTAGCAAGAATGACAATTATCAGCTGATCCAATTGCAGACAACGTTAAGTTCATTAGAAATAAGATTGGAAAATAGCTACATTGAGCAAAAACGCCTGCGGAGCAAATTGGAAAAACATGAAGAGCTACGGGGGAAAATCAATCGCCTAAAGTCAATTGTTCCATTTGGAAATCGGATATCAAGCTGGGCATCGGAATATCTGGTTCATCGCGGGAGGGAATAA
- a CDS encoding asparagine synthase-related protein, whose protein sequence is MSAIVGIYCHEGEPVIWEDGAKLMQALQRYHADYTHTWRDGSVFLGCHAQWIAPESIVETLPMHKTEYGLAITADAIIDNRDELFQQLQIDYKVRNHISDGELILLTYLKWGEMAPEHIIGDFTFVIWDEKKQQLFGARDLSGNRTLYYCNDSRRFVFSTAIFPLFTLPGIKKVLNQQWLAEFLTIPDMYESENLYATPYAHIRQLPPAHSFTVKNGKISTTRYAVLSEVSPLYLKTNEEYVEAFREVFQEAVDSRLRTHKEIGAALSGGLDSGAVVSYAAATLRKEGKPIHAYSYVPVSDFVDWTSKRLIANERPFIQSTAQFVGNIKENYLDFSGRSPYSEIDELLTLLEVPYKYFENSFWIKGLYEKARDENVGVLLTGARGNFTISWGPTLEYYTMLMKRMKWIHLSREIHQYSKLTGGKRSRLLKYVGKSAFPFLSKKKTSADSTGVSDLINPNFAQRANVYDQLAEKVLNIRNVNADAIEVRKEKFTNLSIANKNGALASKLSLDYGLLERDPTNDPRVVRFCLSVPIEQYIQNGQDRSLIRRATHQYLPDKVRLNQKVRGVQPADWVHRMTPAWDSFIDEIQQLCKDEVAAEYLNMDTIRTALSELKNPMPEHATDPKARLLMHSLIVYRFLKKFDEYK, encoded by the coding sequence ATGAGTGCAATTGTAGGGATATATTGCCACGAAGGGGAACCGGTAATCTGGGAAGATGGTGCTAAGTTAATGCAAGCATTACAGAGATATCACGCCGATTATACCCATACATGGCGGGATGGTTCTGTCTTTCTAGGTTGTCATGCTCAGTGGATTGCTCCAGAATCTATTGTCGAGACGTTGCCTATGCATAAGACTGAGTACGGCTTGGCTATTACTGCAGATGCTATTATAGACAACCGCGATGAATTGTTTCAGCAATTACAAATTGACTATAAAGTCAGAAATCACATTTCTGATGGGGAATTAATTCTGCTGACCTATCTTAAATGGGGCGAAATGGCACCCGAACACATCATCGGCGATTTTACTTTTGTGATTTGGGATGAAAAAAAACAGCAGTTGTTTGGGGCGCGCGATCTTTCTGGAAATAGGACATTGTATTATTGCAACGACTCACGAAGATTTGTGTTCTCTACAGCAATTTTTCCATTGTTTACATTACCGGGGATAAAAAAAGTATTGAATCAACAATGGCTAGCAGAATTTCTTACCATTCCGGATATGTACGAGTCAGAAAACCTATATGCAACTCCTTATGCACATATTCGGCAGCTTCCACCGGCTCACTCGTTTACGGTGAAAAACGGAAAAATTTCAACCACGCGATATGCCGTACTTTCTGAAGTGAGTCCTCTTTATCTGAAAACAAATGAAGAATACGTGGAAGCCTTTCGAGAAGTGTTTCAAGAGGCTGTAGATTCGAGACTTCGGACTCATAAGGAGATTGGCGCAGCCCTAAGTGGAGGATTAGATTCAGGCGCTGTAGTGAGCTATGCTGCTGCCACCTTGCGTAAAGAAGGAAAGCCTATTCATGCTTACAGCTATGTACCTGTGAGTGATTTTGTAGATTGGACCTCAAAGAGGCTAATAGCCAATGAGCGGCCATTTATTCAATCGACAGCTCAATTTGTAGGGAATATCAAAGAGAACTATCTGGATTTTAGCGGTAGAAGTCCATACTCAGAGATCGACGAATTGCTAACATTATTGGAAGTGCCTTATAAATATTTTGAAAATTCATTCTGGATAAAAGGTTTATACGAGAAAGCGCGTGATGAAAATGTCGGAGTGCTGCTTACAGGAGCAAGGGGGAATTTTACCATTTCTTGGGGGCCGACGCTAGAATATTACACCATGTTGATGAAAAGGATGAAATGGATTCACTTATCACGTGAAATTCACCAATACAGCAAACTAACCGGCGGCAAAAGATCCAGGCTGTTAAAGTATGTAGGGAAAAGTGCCTTTCCGTTCCTGTCGAAGAAGAAAACGTCAGCTGACTCTACAGGAGTATCTGATTTAATAAACCCTAACTTTGCGCAGAGAGCTAACGTGTACGACCAATTAGCGGAAAAAGTTTTAAATATTCGTAACGTAAATGCGGATGCGATCGAGGTCAGAAAAGAGAAATTTACAAATTTATCAATTGCCAATAAAAATGGAGCGCTCGCATCGAAGTTATCGTTGGACTATGGTCTGCTAGAGCGAGACCCGACCAACGACCCTAGAGTAGTCCGGTTTTGTTTATCGGTTCCAATTGAACAATACATACAGAACGGTCAAGATAGGTCGTTAATTCGCAGAGCAACTCATCAATATTTACCGGATAAAGTTCGTTTAAATCAAAAAGTTCGTGGTGTACAACCGGCAGATTGGGTTCACCGCATGACTCCTGCTTGGGACTCATTCATAGATGAAATTCAACAGTTATGTAAAGATGAAGTAGCTGCCGAATATTTGAATATGGATACGATTCGGACTGCTTTATCGGAATTGAAGAATCCTATGCCCGAACATGCGACCGATCCCAAAGCAAGACTGTTGATGCATAGCTTGATTGTTTATCGATTTCTAAAAAAATTTGACGAGTATAAGTGA
- a CDS encoding paeninodin family lasso peptide gives MQKKEWQQPTLEVLEVSMTMAGKGTKEIDWVSAHDADLYDPS, from the coding sequence ATGCAAAAGAAAGAATGGCAACAACCTACTTTGGAAGTGCTGGAAGTAAGTATGACAATGGCTGGTAAAGGTACGAAAGAAATCGATTGGGTATCCGCTCACGATGCTGACCTTTACGATCCGTCATAA
- a CDS encoding paeninodin family lasso peptide — MQKKEWQQPALEVLEVSMTMAGKGSTQIDWVTAHDADLYSQS; from the coding sequence ATGCAAAAGAAAGAATGGCAACAGCCTGCTTTGGAAGTACTGGAAGTAAGCATGACTATGGCTGGTAAAGGTTCGACGCAAATCGACTGGGTTACTGCTCATGATGCTGATCTATACAGTCAGTCCTAA
- a CDS encoding aldolase encodes MAENRKYAYQAFGMHLTSDIPLPELLPWDDRKQTADPDLVIEFSDLNSVWNNLSIGGANFIVNDKQFIFKIPEAAIYRIDEGKKILVSPCTEADHDKIRLFLLGTCMGATLMQRNVLPLHGSAVVIDGKAYAFVGESGAGKSTLASAFIKRGYPLLTDDVIAVTVSSENRMAWVHPAYPQQKLWEQSIHQFGMQSEQYSPVYQEQTKYAVPVLSNFVSTAIPLAGVFELTKSDEESVEMLPLHGLERLHTIMRHTYRSSLISKLGLQQWHFSMSTRIVELINMYQMRRSTKKFTAFDLVEQIVQTVMENKEEAVAK; translated from the coding sequence ATGGCTGAGAACAGGAAATACGCGTATCAAGCCTTCGGCATGCATCTGACCAGTGATATTCCATTGCCGGAATTGCTTCCATGGGATGATCGCAAGCAAACTGCAGATCCTGATCTTGTCATTGAGTTTAGTGATTTGAACTCTGTATGGAATAACCTATCCATAGGTGGAGCAAATTTTATTGTCAATGATAAACAATTCATATTTAAAATTCCGGAGGCTGCTATTTATCGTATAGATGAAGGAAAAAAGATATTGGTTTCACCCTGCACAGAAGCTGACCATGATAAAATACGCTTATTTTTGCTGGGTACTTGTATGGGAGCAACATTGATGCAGCGCAACGTATTGCCATTGCACGGCAGCGCTGTAGTGATAGATGGAAAAGCATATGCTTTTGTCGGTGAATCCGGTGCAGGTAAATCCACATTAGCATCCGCTTTTATTAAAAGAGGATATCCATTACTGACGGATGATGTGATTGCAGTAACAGTATCATCTGAGAATCGGATGGCTTGGGTTCATCCTGCCTATCCTCAACAAAAGTTGTGGGAACAGAGTATCCATCAATTTGGTATGCAGTCTGAACAATATTCCCCGGTATATCAAGAACAGACGAAGTATGCAGTGCCTGTACTGTCAAACTTCGTATCGACAGCAATACCGCTTGCAGGGGTTTTTGAACTTACAAAGTCCGACGAAGAATCCGTAGAGATGCTCCCTTTACATGGATTAGAAAGACTCCATACAATAATGCGGCATACATATCGAAGTTCACTGATATCTAAACTAGGGCTTCAGCAATGGCATTTCTCAATGTCAACCCGTATTGTTGAACTCATAAATATGTATCAAATGCGCCGTTCTACAAAAAAATTCACTGCATTCGACTTGGTTGAACAAATCGTTCAAACTGTCATGGAAAATAAAGAGGAGGCTGTTGCTAAATGA
- a CDS encoding lasso peptide biosynthesis PqqD family chaperone: protein MTSLIVTPNHIVVQNEGNLVSNMDGEKVMLSVATGKYYNLGATGGRIWELIDGPTQVNRLVTLLGEEYDISPSVCEQHVCSFLEHLSREGLIQIREE, encoded by the coding sequence ATGACAAGTCTGATCGTTACTCCAAATCATATAGTTGTTCAAAATGAAGGGAATCTTGTAAGTAATATGGACGGAGAAAAAGTGATGTTAAGCGTTGCAACCGGAAAATATTATAATCTCGGGGCAACAGGAGGACGTATATGGGAATTAATCGATGGTCCTACGCAGGTGAATCGGCTTGTAACCCTGTTAGGAGAAGAGTACGATATATCACCAAGTGTATGTGAACAACATGTGTGTTCATTTTTAGAGCACTTATCTAGAGAAGGTTTAATTCAAATCAGAGAGGAATAG
- a CDS encoding lasso peptide biosynthesis B2 protein yields the protein MGISMQLLLIEAFFYLGWARILKSLPFSRVAPTLGDRRLETPHTENCVHKALIIDISRAIQMMSRYTFWESKCLVMAIAGMKMLERRGIESTLYLGTAKDAKGKMIAHAWLRSGPFYISGAETMRRFTVVETFGKQMKRLEG from the coding sequence ATGGGAATCTCTATGCAGTTACTGTTAATTGAGGCTTTCTTTTATTTGGGATGGGCGCGTATTCTGAAATCATTACCTTTCTCTAGAGTCGCACCGACACTAGGTGATCGAAGGCTTGAGACCCCCCACACTGAGAACTGTGTACATAAAGCTTTGATAATAGATATCTCCCGAGCTATTCAAATGATGAGTCGCTATACATTTTGGGAAAGTAAATGTCTAGTAATGGCCATAGCGGGAATGAAGATGCTAGAGAGAAGGGGAATAGAAAGTACTTTATACTTAGGAACGGCAAAAGATGCCAAAGGAAAAATGATCGCACATGCATGGCTGCGAAGCGGTCCCTTCTATATTTCAGGTGCTGAGACTATGAGACGTTTTACCGTTGTAGAGACGTTTGGAAAACAGATGAAGCGATTAGAGGGCTAA
- a CDS encoding nucleotidyltransferase domain-containing protein yields the protein MENDYVLRNDTFPKELNWLLILLQSDISDGDTVQCKPDGMDWEYFLQIAKHHRVYPAVYVRLNALESDVVPSYVLQSLRSYYNNNTFQMLYLSSEMEGICKQLGERHIRSLMLKGPVLAQELYGDVSLRTSKDLDILVSIDDVERAESILVSQGYVVDHEFPRVLEDWKWRFHHISFLHPEKRIQIELHWRLNPDMGKEPGFELLWDRSRVSAITKYPVHFLGKEDLFLFLVSHGARHAWFRLRWITDIDKIVHKGLEWPVLRELLLEYNCTHVGGQALLLVSDLFKTPIDQEILSITKGQLQRKLARNSLIFIKNTVNLCSEPHAELDKLYRKYMYLLRWGQQKWNFIIRRFYPSSLDAEALPLPKALHFLYVPLRPFLWLMRQIKQHSSI from the coding sequence ATGGAAAACGACTACGTTTTGAGAAATGATACATTTCCTAAAGAGTTAAACTGGTTGCTAATCTTGTTACAGAGCGATATAAGTGACGGCGATACTGTACAATGCAAACCGGATGGAATGGACTGGGAGTACTTCTTGCAAATAGCAAAGCATCATAGGGTCTATCCAGCTGTATATGTAAGGTTAAATGCATTGGAATCCGATGTTGTTCCCAGTTATGTACTTCAATCGCTTCGTTCGTATTACAATAATAATACGTTTCAAATGTTATATCTGAGCAGCGAGATGGAAGGCATTTGTAAGCAATTGGGCGAGCGGCACATTCGTTCGCTTATGCTTAAAGGGCCTGTACTAGCTCAGGAACTATATGGGGATGTGTCACTTCGTACATCTAAAGACCTAGATATCTTAGTCTCAATAGATGATGTTGAGAGAGCGGAAAGCATTCTAGTGAGCCAAGGATATGTGGTGGACCATGAATTTCCACGTGTCTTGGAAGACTGGAAATGGAGATTTCACCATATTTCTTTTTTACATCCGGAAAAGAGGATACAAATAGAATTGCATTGGCGATTGAATCCTGATATGGGGAAGGAACCGGGATTCGAACTGCTTTGGGACAGAAGCAGAGTCAGTGCAATAACAAAATATCCTGTTCATTTTCTTGGGAAAGAAGATCTATTTTTATTCCTGGTATCTCATGGTGCTAGACATGCCTGGTTCCGGTTACGATGGATCACGGACATTGACAAGATTGTACATAAAGGATTGGAATGGCCGGTTTTACGCGAACTGCTTTTGGAATATAACTGCACTCATGTCGGAGGTCAGGCGCTGTTGTTGGTCTCAGATTTATTCAAGACTCCGATTGATCAAGAGATTTTGAGTATTACTAAGGGGCAATTACAGCGTAAGTTGGCAAGAAACTCTCTTATTTTTATTAAGAACACTGTGAATTTATGTTCCGAACCTCATGCGGAACTTGATAAGTTATATCGCAAATATATGTATTTGTTGAGGTGGGGGCAGCAAAAATGGAATTTCATCATTCGGCGCTTTTATCCAAGTTCACTTGATGCAGAAGCATTGCCCTTGCCAAAAGCCCTGCATTTTCTGTATGTTCCATTGCGTCCCTTTCTTTGGTTAATGAGGCAAATAAAACAGCATTCTTCAATATAA
- a CDS encoding ABC transporter ATP-binding protein, producing MGNMLYYIRKLYLVAGYKLIINFISMIIVSFIDGIGIYLLLPMLSIIGILKMDIHNMIPIPWLSKIMMSLSGVLNLPSVLAFYIFVVILQALLQRNQTILSMKIQQGFIRKLRWDTYRSLIEANWIFFVKKRRAEFSHILTTELARVGQGTNFVLQLAASVIFTFIQIGFAFLLSAKLTVLILICGLAIFVFMRKNVKRAKTLGDRSSELSQVYFNGITEHFNGIKDIKSNRLEKSHLDWFQSVCNQIQSNAVNFVKLNSKTQFFHKISAAVLVALFIFLSFEILGVSAEQLMLIIIIFSRLWPRFTSIQSSVEYIVSMFSAFQAVTNLQNQCKAARELTAQNYKFTESLIIEDGIRCNQVSFRYNEDEKVYALKDINLFIPARGMTAIVGKSGAGKSTLIDILMGLIQAEQGEILIDNDPLTSEMLFPLRSSISYVAQDPFLFHASIRENLMMVDPSASDEQLWEALAFSASDDFVRRLPQGIDTIIGDRGVRLSGGERQRIVLARAILRKPSILVLDEATSALDSENEKKIQEAIEHMKGKLTIIVIAHRLSTIRSADQVIVMEHGQVTQQGSYQKLSQESKGLFSKLLGYQAEVS from the coding sequence ATGGGTAATATGTTGTATTACATAAGAAAATTGTATTTGGTTGCGGGTTACAAGCTAATCATCAATTTTATTAGTATGATTATAGTCAGTTTTATAGATGGAATCGGAATTTACTTACTGCTTCCCATGTTAAGCATAATTGGGATTTTGAAGATGGATATTCATAATATGATTCCTATACCATGGCTATCAAAAATTATGATGAGTCTATCTGGTGTTCTAAATTTACCTAGTGTATTAGCATTCTATATATTTGTGGTTATCCTTCAAGCTCTACTGCAAAGAAACCAAACTATTCTCAGTATGAAAATCCAACAGGGCTTTATCAGGAAGTTAAGATGGGATACGTATCGTTCTCTAATTGAAGCGAATTGGATATTTTTCGTGAAAAAGAGAAGAGCGGAATTCAGTCACATATTAACGACTGAGTTAGCGCGTGTCGGGCAAGGAACTAACTTCGTATTACAATTGGCAGCATCTGTGATCTTCACCTTCATACAAATTGGTTTTGCTTTTTTACTCTCAGCTAAGCTTACTGTTCTGATTCTGATCTGTGGTTTGGCTATTTTTGTATTTATGCGAAAAAATGTGAAGCGGGCTAAAACGTTAGGTGACCGATCATCAGAACTTTCACAAGTATATTTTAATGGAATAACAGAACACTTTAACGGTATTAAAGATATTAAAAGTAATAGACTTGAAAAGTCCCATTTAGATTGGTTTCAAAGCGTATGTAACCAAATACAGTCGAATGCAGTCAATTTTGTAAAACTAAATTCGAAAACTCAGTTTTTCCATAAGATATCAGCTGCTGTATTAGTGGCGCTATTTATTTTTCTATCGTTTGAGATTCTTGGAGTGTCAGCGGAACAGCTTATGCTAATTATTATCATCTTTTCACGTTTGTGGCCGCGGTTTACATCCATTCAATCTAGTGTGGAATACATTGTTTCTATGTTTTCAGCCTTTCAAGCCGTAACGAATTTGCAAAATCAATGCAAAGCTGCAAGAGAATTGACAGCACAGAATTACAAATTTACAGAATCACTTATCATTGAAGACGGTATAAGATGTAACCAAGTAAGTTTTCGTTATAATGAAGATGAGAAAGTATACGCACTTAAAGATATTAATCTGTTCATACCAGCTAGAGGTATGACTGCTATTGTGGGAAAATCAGGTGCAGGAAAAAGCACTTTAATCGATATTCTAATGGGCTTAATTCAAGCGGAACAAGGTGAAATCCTAATAGATAACGATCCCCTCACTTCAGAGATGTTATTTCCATTGAGAAGTTCAATTAGTTACGTCGCACAAGATCCTTTCTTGTTTCATGCGAGTATTAGAGAAAATTTGATGATGGTAGATCCTAGTGCAAGTGACGAACAATTATGGGAAGCATTAGCCTTCTCAGCATCCGATGATTTTGTTAGAAGATTACCTCAGGGCATTGATACGATCATCGGAGATCGTGGAGTAAGGCTCTCTGGAGGCGAACGACAACGTATTGTTCTAGCAAGAGCCATATTACGTAAACCATCCATACTTGTACTTGATGAGGCTACTAGCGCGCTGGATAGCGAAAATGAGAAAAAGATTCAAGAAGCGATTGAGCATATGAAGGGAAAGTTGACCATTATTGTCATCGCTCATAGGTTATCAACTATTCGCAGTGCTGATCAAGTCATTGTAATGGAACACGGACAGGTAACTCAACAAGGTAGTTATCAAAAGTTATCTCAGGAATCTAAAGGTCTGTTTAGTAAGCTGTTAGGGTATCAAGCAGAGGTAAGTTAG
- a CDS encoding LCP family protein, which produces MRRRKILIAIAFLGTILLICLAISWFSDPFRHFGSSDIPALVTPSGNIQALTFGGGNKEQGQITFGSKEPVQPSTRVSKPFNILVLGIDARADELSRSDVIMVVHVIPDLREATIVSVPRDTRVYIEGVGYTKINHAHYLGEQRGGSREGTEEVLQTVSNFLQIPIHYYVKTNFSGFMNLINSLDGVEVKLDQDVLLKGTHKQLSAGVQHINGEEALKLIRERWAFSNGDFGRQNEQFKILRSVAQRLLAPDQIWKTIAMLPDLKKDLVDTNFTDTDLLSLVRLFKGVDSEDLKYIQIPGKSGYEEDPLLNKKLYYWLPDSEEVQKIMTINFQ; this is translated from the coding sequence ATGAGGAGACGAAAAATTTTAATAGCCATTGCCTTTTTAGGTACCATACTCCTTATTTGTTTGGCAATAAGTTGGTTTAGCGATCCTTTCAGACATTTCGGCAGCTCTGACATTCCTGCTCTGGTAACGCCGAGTGGAAATATTCAAGCGCTTACATTTGGAGGGGGAAACAAAGAGCAAGGTCAGATTACCTTTGGGTCTAAAGAACCAGTGCAGCCCAGTACTCGAGTCAGTAAACCATTTAATATTCTTGTTCTAGGGATAGATGCCCGTGCGGACGAACTATCCCGTTCAGATGTTATTATGGTGGTTCATGTAATTCCAGATCTAAGAGAAGCGACAATTGTATCAGTTCCTAGGGATACCAGAGTATATATAGAAGGGGTCGGTTACACCAAAATAAATCATGCTCATTATTTGGGTGAACAGAGGGGAGGGAGTAGAGAAGGGACGGAAGAAGTCCTACAAACAGTAAGTAACTTTTTGCAAATACCAATACATTATTATGTAAAAACGAACTTCTCTGGTTTTATGAATTTGATAAATTCTCTGGATGGGGTCGAGGTTAAACTTGATCAAGATGTTTTGTTAAAAGGTACCCACAAACAATTATCGGCCGGAGTGCAACATATCAATGGTGAAGAAGCACTGAAGCTTATTAGAGAAAGATGGGCGTTCTCAAACGGAGATTTTGGCCGTCAGAATGAGCAATTTAAAATATTGAGAAGTGTAGCCCAACGCTTATTAGCTCCAGACCAAATATGGAAAACAATCGCCATGCTTCCTGATTTAAAGAAAGATTTAGTTGATACCAATTTTACGGATACGGATTTATTAAGTCTAGTGCGCTTATTTAAAGGAGTAGATAGTGAGGATCTAAAATACATTCAGATTCCCGGAAAAAGCGGCTATGAAGAAGATCCTTTATTAAATAAAAAGTTATATTATTGGCTGCCTGATTCGGAAGAAGTTCAAAAAATAATGACAATAAATTTCCAATAG
- a CDS encoding tyrosine-type recombinase/integrase, producing the protein MQVVQPIRDQDKIEEIQAILKNQSDRDWLLFTIGINSGLHLNDLLTLKVKDLKGKNKVTIKEGKTKKEKTFTISNQLVEWIYEYVKYMTDDDFLFPSQRTGKPIKRIRVYRILNEAAKQAGLDDVGTHTLRKTFGYHYYQKTRNLTVLRDLFNHSAPSVTLRYIGVQSDQMK; encoded by the coding sequence ATGCAAGTTGTACAGCCGATAAGAGACCAGGATAAAATTGAAGAAATTCAGGCAATATTAAAAAACCAATCCGATAGAGATTGGTTATTGTTCACAATCGGGATAAACTCAGGTCTTCATTTAAATGACTTGTTAACTTTAAAAGTAAAGGATCTAAAAGGGAAAAATAAAGTAACGATAAAAGAGGGGAAAACGAAGAAAGAGAAGACTTTTACTATCAGTAATCAGTTGGTTGAATGGATCTATGAATATGTAAAGTACATGACCGATGATGACTTTTTATTTCCGTCTCAAAGAACAGGGAAGCCTATCAAAAGAATTCGTGTTTATCGAATATTGAACGAGGCTGCTAAGCAAGCTGGCCTGGATGATGTTGGCACTCATACACTGAGAAAAACATTTGGGTATCACTACTATCAAAAAACTAGAAATCTGACAGTACTTAGGGATCTATTTAACCATTCTGCACCCTCGGTTACTCTTAGATATATTGGTGTACAAAGTGATCAAATGAAATAA